The window GCCTTTTACGACTCCTTTCGTGCCTCCTCTACCGTTATAGGCTTCCGCTAAATCGGGTTTCAAGCGAATAGCCTCGTCAAAATCGGACAAAGCTTCAAAATTTTGTCCTATATTTGCATTCGCAATACCTCTATTGCCATAAGCATCTACATGATCGGGCTCAAGACTAATAGTTTTGCTAAAGTCGGCAATAGCTTCAGAATGCTGTTCCAGCTGCCCGTAAGCTCTTCCTTTTTGGTAGTACGCTTCCGCAAAATCAGGTTTTAAGCGAATTGCCTCGGTAAAGGCTGAAATGGCATCAAAATAATTTCCTTGATTGTACAACGTAATACCCTTATCAAGGTAATTTTCTGGAGATTCAACATTGTTATTTAGAGTATTGGTGTTTTCCATTAGACTGTTTTTCCTGTAGAGTGATACTCAGACCTCAGGTAGTCTATTGGCTCGTCCCGACTCGGAACTTCTTCCAGCTATGGAGCGTCTAACTTCACCAGAAGTTCTTTTAGCAGTTCATGTAATGTAGGATCTCCCGTGTCCACACTCTCTTTTTCGTTGCTAACTGTGGGATTTTCCGTGTCTACGCTCTCTTTTTCTTTATTAGCACGCCTGTAGATAAGGATGGTCACTAAAGGACTTCCCAAAATTCCAGCCAGAATTATGTATAGTAGGTTAAGCATAATTCCTGTTCTTTCTTCAAGTTTC is drawn from Candidatus Poribacteria bacterium and contains these coding sequences:
- a CDS encoding tetratricopeptide repeat protein, translated to MENTNTLNNNVESPENYLDKGITLYNQGNYFDAISAFTEAIRLKPDFAEAYYQKGRAYGQLEQHSEAIADFSKTISLEPDHVDAYGNRGIANANIGQNFEALSDFDEAIRLKPDLAEAYNGRGGTKGVVKGKLGHPEDAISDFNIAIDLDPNLARAHANRGVAKYKLGDTNGSKKDLEKSLTLIGQDEELKADIQKKLQIIERQ